From Xyrauchen texanus isolate HMW12.3.18 chromosome 12, RBS_HiC_50CHRs, whole genome shotgun sequence, one genomic window encodes:
- the engase gene encoding cytosolic endo-beta-N-acetylglucosaminidase, translating to MEGGSTPKRNEHIATRKRKSEEETSNIKIPKVEEISSESCLDQPGDQSVHEVISYEPSTLPGSHYDPDTTEPISGSVKSLDELLSWKRNEASPFNVATVPLASRYPPLASCPRRTLVSHDMMGGYQKDRFIQGAEVETQYAFYHWDYIDIFNYFSHQMVTIPPAVWTNAAHKHGVLSIGTFITEWTDGEKICETFLANEETYRAAADKLVQISHYYCFDGWLINIENVLSQTAVKNTAPFLRYLTDQMHERVPGSVVIWYDSVLKNGSLNWQNELNDDNRMFFDACDGIFTNYNWTEQSLEWMKTYSAAEGRLADIYVGIDVFARGKVIGGKFETNKALELIRKYELSTAIFAPGWVYECHEKADFRQNQEKFWSLLSGYLYIHRPSTSLPFISSFCQGFGKSLYWKGQVEMERSWFNLNAQEIQPLFHSETIEKGGWLKTRSCSEEAWIGGSSLMVEGIIPSGLPEVCARIFSLHVPLAARTFVSFVYKPPVGVKVSLELKTIDVPLCTFDGTEEIPSTSVFPEALAEDNQLVAKFTKSCGQWDLDGWTTRCFLLKMIGCSLREVCIRVSRDEGDEDVSFSCRIGEMMLLDAESLQPPLESVQGICVNDVVWKGDQTSKVLLNATLRWQYPIQLVRHFRIHWRRLRGPNPRILNRPLTLIGRSYSSLYRVVELEVPAAPGLIELVVEPVTREGFTVPEVYWGRRTLSYSERSMENQ from the exons ATGGAAGGCGGTTCTACACCGAAGAGAAATGAACATATTGCTACCCGAAAACGAAAAAGTGAAGAGGAAACATCAAACATTAAGATTCCTAAAGTCGAGGAGATCAG CTCTGAGTCTTGTCTAGACCAGCCAGGCGATCAAAGTGTGCATGAAGTCATATCTTATGAACCATCAACATTACCAG GAAGCCACTATGATCCTGACACAACTGAGCCCATTAGTGGCAGTGTGAAGTCCCTTGATGAGCTGTTGTCATGGAAACGAAATGAAGCCAGTCCCTTTAACGTGGCCACTGTGCCTCTGGCTAGCAGGTATCCTCCACTGGCTAGCTGCCCCAGAAGGACATTGGTGTCCCATGACATGATGGGGGGCTACCAGAAGGACAG GTTCATTCAAGGTGCAGAGGTGGAGACACAATATGCCTTCTATCACTGGGACTACATTGACATCTTTAACTACTTTAGTCATCAGATGGTAACCATTCCTCCAGCAGTGTGGACTAATGCCGCACATAAGCATGGGGTGCTCTCTATAG GTACATTCATCACAGAGTGGACAGATGGAGAAAAGATATGTGAGACCTTCCTTGCAAATGAGGAGACTTACCGTGCAGCTGCCGATAAGCTGGTTCAGATCTCCCACTACTATTGCTTTGATGGGTGGCTCATTAACATTGAAAATGTGCTGAGT CAAACTGCTGTGAAGAATACTGCTCCCTTTCTGCGGTACCTCACAGACCAGATGCATGAGCGTGTTCCAGGCAGTGTGGTCATCTGGTATGACAGTGTTCTGAAGAATGGCTCACTGAATTGGCAGAATGAACTTAATGATGATAACAG AATGTTTTTTGATGCGTGTGATGGAATTTTTACAAACTACAACTGGACAGAGCAGAGTCTGGAGTGGATGAAGACCTACTCAGCTGCTGAGGGCCGATTGGCTGACATCTATGTTGGTATTGATGTATTTGCAAGAGGGAAGGTGATTGGAGGGAAGTTTGAGACCAATAAG GCTCTGGAGCTGATTCGCAAGTATGAACTTTCAACAGCTATCTTTGCGCCTGGTTGGGTGTACGAATGCCACGAAAAGGCAGATTTTCGCCAAAACCAGGAAAA ATTTTGGAGTTTGCTGTCGGGTTACCTTTATATCCACCGTCCATCCACCAGTCTTCCATTCATTTCCTCATTCTGTCAGGGCTTTGGAAAAAGCCTCTATTGGAAAGGACAG GTGGAGATGGAGAGAAGCTGGTTCAATCTGAATGCTCAGGAGATCCAGCCTCTATTCCATTCTGAGACCATCGAGAAAGGTGGCTGGCTGAAAACCCGTAGCTGCTCAGAGGAGGCTTGGATAGGAGGCAGCTCTCTGATGGTGGAGGGTATAATTCCATCTGGACTTCCTGAAGTCTGTGCAAG GATATTTTCTCTCCATGTTCCCTTGGCTGCCAGAACTTTTGTCTCTTTTGTCTACAAGCCACCTGTGGGGGTGAAGGTGTCCCTGGAGCTCAAAACAATAGATGTTCCTTTGTGCACTTTTGATGGGACAGAGGAAATACCAT ctACCAGTGTCTTTCCAGAAGCGTTAGCAGAGGATAACCAGCTGGTTGCGAAGTTCACAAAGAGTTGTGGCCAGTGGGATTTAGATGGCTGGACTACCCG ATGTTTCCtgttgaaaatgattggctgctCATTGCGAGAAGTGTGTATTCGTGTATCTCGTGATGAAGGAGATGAAGATGTCTCTTTCAGCTGCAGGATTGGAGAGATGATG CTGCTGGATGCAGAGAGTCTTCAACCCCCCCTGGAGTCTGTTCAAGGAATCTGTGTGAATGATGTGGTGTGGAAGGGAGATCAAACATCAAAGGTCCTCTTGAATGCCACCTTACGTTGGCAATATCCCATCCAGCTTGTCCGCCATTTCCGGATACACTGGAGGCGTCTTCGGGGTCCTAACCCTCGGATTCTCAATAGACCCCTGACCCTAATAGGCAGATCTTACTCAAGCTTGTACCGTGTGGTGGAGCTGGAAGTTCCTGCTGCTCCAGGCCTCATTGAGCTGGTGGTAGAGCCGGTCACCAGAGAGGGATTCACAGTGCCTGAGGTCTACTGGGGCCGACGCACACTCAGCTACAGTGAGCGCTCCATGGAGAACCAATGA
- the scpep1 gene encoding LOW QUALITY PROTEIN: retinoid-inducible serine carboxypeptidase (The sequence of the model RefSeq protein was modified relative to this genomic sequence to represent the inferred CDS: deleted 1 base in 1 codon): protein MARSWIGMLVVALLFAESFHKGICVPVQAKESWGYVDVRQGAHMFWWLYYANSSSASYKELPLVMWLGGPGGSSCGFGNFEEIGPLDRDLKPRETSWVHSSSVLFVDNPVGTGYSYTDTEDVLTKDVTMVASDMMVLLKNFFSLKAEFQSTPFYIFSESYGGKMAAAISLELTKAIKAGSIKCNFAGVALGDSWISPIDSVMTWGPYLYSTSLLDDNGLEEVNKAANGVQQALDQGQYQKATEMWSITENVVERNTNGVNFYNILTQESDEMKRSSNETTDGFLSSLKRRHIRPLHRQSLSELMNGPIRQKLGVIPKNVTWGGQSEAVFVSMAGDFMKPVVNIVDELLASGVNVTVYNGQLDLIVDTVGQEQWVKQLKWNGLQYFNQMKWTALEDPQTENQTGAFYKTYKNFAFYWILKAGHMIPSDQGSMALRMLKMVTQQE, encoded by the exons ATGGCGCGGTCGTGGATTGGCATGCTGGTTGTTGCGCTGCTGTTTGCTGAGAGTTTTCATAAAG GTATTTGTGTTCCAGTTCAAGCCAAAGAATCATGGGGATATGTGGATGTCCGTCAGGGAGCACATATGTTCTGGTGGCTGTATTACGCCAACAGTTCCAGTGCCAGTTATAAAGAACTACCTCTAGTTATGTGGCTT GGAGGTCCTGGTGGATCTAGCTGTGGATTTGGCAACTTTGAGGAAATTGGACCACTGGATAGAGACCTGAAGCCAAGAGAAACCTCTTGG GTGCATTCATCCAGTGTGCTATTTGTGGATAACCCAGTAGGTACCGGCTACAGTTACACAGACACTGAAGATGTCCTCACCAAGGACGTTACAATGGTGGCATCAGACATGATGGTCCTCCTCAAGAACTTTTTCTCTCTAAAGGCAGAgtttcag AGTACTCCTTTCTATATATTTTCTGAGTCTTATGGAGGCAAAATGGCAGCAGCTATTTCTCTTGAGCTCACAAAG GCAATTAAAGCGGGTTCAATCAAATGTAACTTTGCTGGGGTGGCACTGGGTGACTCTTGGATCTCTCCTATAG ATTCAGTCATGACCTGGGGTCCTTATCTTTACAGCACA TCTCTGTTGGATGACAATGGGCTTGAGGAGGTGAACAAAGCAGCAAATGGAGTGCAGCAGGCTCTGGATCAGGGCCAGTACCAAAAAGCCACTGAGATGTGGTCTATCACAGAGAATGTGGTGGAACGG aacacaaatggagtGAATTTCTACAACATCCTCACTCAAGAAtctgatgagatgaaaagaagtTCAAATGAAACCACAGATGGATTTCTCT CCTCACTGAAGCGACGTCACATTCGCCCTTTGCACCGTCAGTCCCTTTCAGAGTTGatgaacgggccaatcagacagAAGCTTGGGGTCATTCCAAAGAATGTCACATGGGGAG GTCAATCTGAGGCTGTATTTGTCAGCATGGCAGGAGATTTCATGAAGCCTGTTGTGAACATTGTGGATGAGCTTCTGGCA TCAGGAGTCAATGTCACAGTCTACAATGGCCAGCTGGATCTCATTGTCGACACAGTGG GTCAGGAGCAGTGGGTGAAACAGCTAAAATGGAATGGACTCCAGTATTTTAACCAGATGAAGTGGACAGCACTGGAGGACCCACAAACAGAGAACCAAACTGGAGCCTTCTATAAAACCTACAAGAATTTTGCCTTCTACTGGATCCTCAAAGCTGGACATATG ATCCCATCTGACCAGGGCTCAATGGCTTTAAGGATGTTGAAGATGGTGACTCAGCAAGAGTGA